A DNA window from Luteolibacter luteus contains the following coding sequences:
- a CDS encoding histidine phosphatase family protein — MSITRIFLIRHGATVLTAEDRFAGATDVELSDEGRGQVSRLAERLSLIPVDAVYASPLGRTMETARILASPHNIGVQAREGLREISHGHWEQLTRQEVEDKYPAEAAAWDQDPYTFAPEGGESGLEVTARALPALLDIVKRHQGKPVIVVSHKATIRLLLSSLLGFDPRRYRDNLDQDPAALNIVDFKDPVRARLMLFNDSSHYSESGLAIPDIASACLSKWWGGH, encoded by the coding sequence ATGTCCATCACGCGCATTTTCCTGATCCGCCACGGGGCGACGGTCCTGACCGCGGAAGACCGCTTCGCCGGTGCTACCGATGTGGAGCTTTCCGACGAAGGCCGCGGCCAAGTAAGCCGCTTGGCTGAACGACTGAGCCTCATTCCCGTGGATGCCGTTTACGCTTCGCCCCTCGGACGCACGATGGAAACCGCCCGCATCCTGGCGAGCCCGCACAACATCGGGGTTCAGGCCCGCGAAGGCCTCCGCGAAATTTCCCACGGCCACTGGGAGCAACTCACCCGCCAGGAAGTGGAAGACAAATATCCCGCCGAAGCGGCTGCATGGGACCAGGATCCCTACACCTTCGCGCCTGAGGGTGGCGAAAGCGGACTCGAGGTTACCGCACGGGCCCTGCCTGCCCTGCTGGACATCGTGAAGCGCCACCAAGGCAAGCCGGTGATCGTGGTCTCCCACAAGGCGACGATCCGCCTGCTTCTCAGCTCTCTGTTAGGCTTCGACCCCCGCCGCTACCGGGACAACCTCGACCAAGACCCGGCCGCGCTGAACATCGTGGACTTCAAGGATCCGGTCCGCGCGCGCCTGATGCTCTTCAACGATAGCTCCCACTACTCGGAGTCCGGCCTCGCGATCCC
- a CDS encoding alpha/beta hydrolase has translation MTLHDPSRTLKRGTPLNKAQAALILIHGRGADAEDIAGLASYLPSQGLAVLAPEAQGHTWYPQRFFVPLQENEPWLSSGLELIDKLVSDIHAAGIPHERIGIAGFSQGGCLALEYALRNPRRYGFIAGMSSALIGPLKTPRAKADLQGTPVLIACAENDAHIPLPFVEESAEILAASGTDLTKQIFRGYDHTVFPEEIQWLGSQLEAWAPHV, from the coding sequence ATGACTCTTCACGATCCAAGCCGGACTCTGAAACGCGGCACCCCGCTCAACAAGGCACAGGCCGCCCTGATCCTGATCCACGGCCGTGGGGCCGATGCGGAAGACATCGCCGGATTGGCGAGCTATCTTCCCTCTCAGGGCCTCGCGGTGTTGGCGCCGGAAGCCCAGGGACACACTTGGTATCCGCAGCGCTTCTTCGTGCCGCTCCAAGAGAATGAACCGTGGCTGAGCAGCGGGCTGGAGCTCATTGACAAGCTGGTGTCCGATATCCACGCCGCAGGCATTCCGCACGAGAGAATTGGCATCGCCGGCTTTTCGCAGGGCGGCTGCCTCGCGCTCGAGTATGCCCTCCGCAATCCTCGCCGCTATGGCTTCATCGCAGGGATGAGCAGCGCCTTGATCGGCCCGCTCAAGACTCCGCGCGCCAAGGCCGACCTGCAAGGAACGCCAGTCCTCATCGCCTGCGCCGAGAATGACGCCCACATTCCCCTGCCTTTCGTGGAGGAAAGCGCGGAGATCCTTGCGGCCTCCGGCACCGACCTCACCAAGCAGATTTTCCGGGGCTATGACCACACGGTCTTTCCCGAGGAGATCCAGTGGCTGGGCAGCCAGCTGGAGGCTTGGGCGCCTCATGTATGA
- a CDS encoding ring-cleaving dioxygenase, translating to MKREITGIHHVTAIASDPQRNIDFYAGLLGLRMVKKTVNFDDPSAYHLYYGDEKGSPGSIVTFFYWPGHEARGRRGSGQTTALVFSAPAGSLDYWTERLQRNGVAVERKSRFGEEVLSLADPDDIPVEIVEVGDDARSGWTAPGIPEEHALRGLHTAELTVGFASPTEGLLSIEMGFRLVKREGNRARFEAGPGGSGHYADVIEDSKVARGTGGSGTIHHIAWSVPDDETELAKQSELEKSGYHVSPVMDRDYFHSIYYRERGGILFEIATETPGFAVDEAPEALGTGLKLPKQFTELRPRIEAILPQLQAAKTFA from the coding sequence ATGAAACGAGAAATCACCGGCATCCACCACGTCACCGCCATCGCCAGCGATCCGCAGCGGAATATCGACTTCTACGCGGGGTTGCTGGGTCTGCGCATGGTGAAGAAGACCGTGAACTTCGACGATCCCTCCGCCTACCACCTTTACTATGGGGATGAGAAGGGCTCGCCGGGCAGCATTGTCACCTTCTTCTACTGGCCGGGCCACGAAGCCCGCGGACGCCGCGGCAGCGGCCAGACCACCGCGCTGGTATTCTCGGCACCCGCAGGATCGCTCGACTATTGGACCGAGCGCCTGCAGCGGAATGGAGTCGCAGTGGAGCGCAAGAGCCGCTTCGGCGAGGAAGTGTTGTCCTTGGCAGATCCCGATGACATCCCCGTCGAGATCGTCGAGGTGGGCGATGATGCCCGTAGCGGATGGACTGCTCCGGGTATCCCGGAAGAGCATGCCCTGCGTGGCCTGCATACGGCGGAACTCACCGTCGGCTTCGCCTCGCCGACCGAAGGGCTGCTTTCGATCGAGATGGGCTTCCGCCTCGTCAAGCGTGAGGGCAACCGCGCCCGCTTCGAAGCAGGTCCCGGTGGTTCTGGCCATTACGCGGACGTGATCGAAGACAGCAAGGTCGCCCGCGGTACCGGCGGCTCCGGCACCATCCACCACATCGCCTGGAGCGTGCCGGATGACGAAACGGAACTCGCCAAGCAGAGTGAACTTGAGAAATCAGGCTACCATGTGTCCCCGGTAATGGACCGCGACTACTTCCACTCCATCTACTATCGCGAGCGCGGCGGCATCCTCTTTGAGATCGCCACCGAGACACCCGGTTTCGCCGTGGATGAGGCCCCGGAAGCACTTGGCACCGGCCTGAAGCTGCCGAAACAATTCACCGAACTGCGCCCGCGCATTGAGGCGATCCTGCCTCAGTTGCAAGCCGCCAAAACTTTCGCCTGA
- a CDS encoding organic hydroperoxide resistance protein, giving the protein MKVLYTTEATSTGGREGSSKTADGVLAVTLSTPKELGGAGGPGTNPEQLFAAGYSACFLGALKFVAGKAKIHIPAEATVTAKVGIGPRDDEKGFGIEAELIINVPGLDRDQVKDLVDQAHIVCPYSDATRGNIPVTLTVA; this is encoded by the coding sequence ATGAAAGTGCTCTATACAACTGAAGCCACCTCCACCGGTGGACGCGAAGGCAGCTCCAAGACCGCGGATGGCGTGCTCGCCGTGACCCTCTCCACGCCGAAGGAACTCGGTGGCGCCGGTGGTCCGGGCACCAATCCCGAGCAGCTCTTCGCCGCAGGCTACTCCGCCTGCTTCCTCGGTGCGCTCAAGTTCGTCGCTGGCAAGGCGAAGATTCATATTCCTGCCGAGGCCACCGTGACTGCCAAGGTTGGCATCGGGCCGCGCGATGATGAGAAGGGTTTCGGCATCGAAGCCGAGTTGATCATCAATGTTCCCGGCTTGGACCGCGATCAAGTGAAGGACCTTGTCGATCAAGCGCACATCGTTTGCCCGTACTCCGATGCGACGCGCGGCAACATCCCGGTGACGCTGACCGTCGCCTGA
- a CDS encoding DUF5069 domain-containing protein, with the protein MSTIDLTQRPPRSVRTRLGRYLILPRMLDKCRATIAGKNGEYHYNCPLDQYFLNFVGIDAEELKNEVSTGKGDGEILEWIEANAKKPREQWEIAQWSTFHETRGIDSDAETFGWYAEAIGKLTTTREDIRGLADFLDLDDYVSFGGKA; encoded by the coding sequence ATGAGCACCATCGACCTCACCCAACGTCCGCCCCGCAGTGTCCGCACCCGTCTGGGCCGCTACCTGATCCTCCCGCGCATGCTGGACAAGTGTCGCGCGACCATCGCCGGCAAAAACGGCGAGTATCACTACAACTGTCCGCTCGATCAGTATTTCCTCAACTTCGTCGGCATCGATGCCGAGGAGCTGAAGAACGAGGTCTCCACCGGCAAGGGCGATGGCGAGATCCTGGAGTGGATCGAAGCCAACGCGAAGAAGCCCCGCGAACAATGGGAGATCGCCCAATGGAGCACCTTCCACGAAACGCGCGGCATCGATAGCGATGCGGAAACCTTCGGCTGGTATGCCGAGGCCATCGGCAAGCTGACCACCACCCGCGAGGATATCCGCGGCCTGGCGGATTTCCTCGACCTTGATGACTACGTGAGCTTCGGCGGCAAAGCCTGA
- a CDS encoding efflux transporter outer membrane subunit — translation MKTSRLLLLSAALFTSCNLEPSLEKPGVEVVPVSFSGNGSGSASATLDWKSFFTDPRLKKLVSTALENNRDLRVAALNVEQSRAQYGISRSALFPQIDLSATGSRQRTPGSTVTGGTAVESRNYDVSVGIVSYELDLFGRVRSLNHAALQGFFASDAARVGVQISLVAEIASQYFTERALLEQIELSESTLHAVSQTYDLTKRRLDAGDVSELDSRSVEIQVQTAKANLATYRQLLSRTQNALVFLTGSSLPVSLPGGRSLEQGLVADIKAGVPSDLLTRRPDILEAEHNLRAANANIGAARAAFFPRITLTGSAGTASRSLGDLFQSGSSAWAFAPQVSVPIFDGGYNKANLEVAEVRKQIGIAQYEKSIQNAFREVSDGLAARSGLNERIKAYEGLVEAQQRRFDLADTRYKQGVDSYFEVLDAHQDLYAARQILIDLRLARLTNAVGLYKALGGGW, via the coding sequence ATGAAAACGTCACGTCTTTTGCTGCTTTCCGCAGCCCTCTTTACCTCCTGCAACCTTGAGCCTTCGCTGGAGAAGCCCGGCGTCGAAGTCGTCCCGGTGAGCTTTTCCGGAAATGGCAGCGGCTCGGCCTCCGCCACGCTGGACTGGAAGTCCTTCTTCACCGATCCACGCCTGAAGAAGCTCGTAAGCACTGCCCTCGAGAACAACCGCGACCTGCGGGTGGCTGCCCTGAATGTGGAACAGTCACGTGCCCAGTACGGCATCTCCCGTAGCGCGTTGTTCCCTCAAATCGATTTGTCTGCTACCGGCTCACGACAGCGGACACCGGGCTCGACCGTCACCGGGGGGACGGCGGTCGAGTCCCGGAACTACGATGTCTCGGTAGGCATCGTGTCCTACGAGCTCGACCTCTTCGGGCGCGTGCGCAGTCTGAACCACGCCGCGCTGCAGGGATTCTTCGCGAGCGATGCGGCCCGCGTGGGCGTGCAGATCTCGCTGGTGGCGGAAATCGCCAGCCAATACTTCACGGAGCGCGCGCTGCTGGAGCAGATCGAGCTCTCCGAAAGCACCTTGCATGCGGTGAGCCAGACCTATGACCTCACCAAGAGACGCCTCGATGCCGGTGATGTCTCGGAGCTCGATTCGCGATCCGTGGAGATCCAAGTGCAGACGGCGAAGGCGAACCTCGCAACTTATCGCCAGCTGCTTTCCCGGACACAGAACGCGCTGGTCTTCCTGACCGGCAGTTCCCTGCCGGTCAGCCTCCCGGGCGGTCGCAGTCTGGAGCAGGGATTGGTAGCGGACATCAAGGCAGGCGTGCCGTCCGATCTGCTCACCCGCCGTCCCGATATCCTCGAAGCGGAACACAACCTGCGCGCCGCAAATGCGAACATCGGCGCGGCACGTGCAGCTTTCTTCCCGCGCATCACCCTCACCGGCAGTGCGGGCACAGCCAGCCGCAGCCTCGGCGATCTCTTCCAGAGCGGCAGCAGTGCCTGGGCATTCGCACCGCAGGTCAGCGTGCCGATCTTCGATGGCGGCTATAACAAGGCGAACCTGGAAGTGGCGGAGGTGCGCAAGCAGATCGGCATCGCCCAATACGAGAAGTCGATCCAGAACGCCTTCCGCGAAGTGTCCGATGGCCTCGCGGCCCGTTCCGGCCTGAACGAGCGCATCAAGGCTTACGAGGGCCTGGTGGAAGCACAGCAGCGTCGCTTCGACCTCGCCGATACCCGCTACAAGCAAGGCGTGGACAGCTACTTCGAAGTGCTGGACGCCCATCAGGACCTCTATGCGGCGCGCCAGATCCTCATCGATCTCCGCCTCGCGCGCCTGACCAATGCCGTCGGCCTCTACAAGGCACTCGGTGGCGGCTGGTGA